Genomic DNA from Candidatus Binataceae bacterium:
CAGCATCCCTCCCCGCAGCATTCCCGCCAGGTAGGGGATGATGTCGCTCATCTGCGCGAGTTCGCCGACCGTGACCCAGCGGCCTTCGATGTGCTCGCGGGGTCTCAGCACGAGTTCGCGGCGCGCGTCGGCCGGGCAACAGGCGAAGAGCGCCTGCACGTACGGCTCCGGCGGATCCTTGTAAAATCCGACGAAGCGCTCGATTTCGATCGCTAGGCCTGTTTCCTCGCCGACTTCGCGCATGAGGCACTCCTCGACGCTCTCGCCGAGCGCGAGGTGGCCGCCGGGAAGGTCCCAGTGGCCCGGCCGATACGGCATCCGCGCCGCGCGCCGCAGCACGACGAGCTGCCCGCGGTCGGCGACAATGCCGTGCACGCCAATCCAGAATTGCGATTCTCCCATCGGCTTACCGCGCTGCGCCTCTCCATCCGGGCCGAATCGACAGGCGGATATCAAGAGTAACGGCGGCGGGCGGCGCGCGCGAGCGCGCCGCCCGCCGCCCTGCGTCAGACGCGGCGCGGGGCGACGCCATCGGACAGCGAAGCGCCCCGGACGGGGCGACGGCGAGGCCCTTGTCCCGTCTGCAGCGGATGCCCCGGCGTCAGCGGGGCCACGCGTCAGCGCGTCACCGGGGACGGACAGGACCGCGCGGCGCGCGGCCCCATCCGCCCCCGCCCGGCGTTTCGATGCGCACTCGATCGCCGGCCTTAAGCCGCTCGTTGGCTTTGCCGGGCAGCCTGGTCCGCCGCCCGTCGCGCACCAGATAATTCGCTCCGGCCTTGCCGGGGCCGCCGCCGGCAAGCCCCCACGGCTGAGTGATGCGCCGGTCGGTGAGCAGGCCCAGCGTGGCGGGCACCAGGCATTCCATCTCGCGCACGAGGCCGTCGCCGCCCGGGGCGGCGCCGCGGCCGCCGGAACCGCGGCGCACACGATATTCGGTGATGCGCATCGGGTAGTACGCTTCCAGCGCCTCGATCGGCGTGTTGAGCGTGTTGGTCATGTGCGTATGGAGGCCGGCTGCGCCGGGATGGCCGGGGGCCGCGCCGGCACCGCCGGCGATCGTTTCGTAGTACGAGAAATGGCGGGCGCGAATCGAGTCGTAGCCGCCGAGCGTCATGTTCGACATCGAGCCTGAACTTGCCGCCGGGATGCGATCGGGCGCGGCGGCGGCGAGCGCTCTCAGCAGCACGTCGACGATGCGCTGCGAGGTTTCGACGTTCCCGCCCGCGACCGCCGCCGGCGGCAGCGCGTTGACGATCGAGCCGGGCGGTGCGATCACCCGGATCGGCCGCATCAGTCCTTCGTTGGCCGGCACGGCCTCGGCGGCGAGACATTTCATTACGTAGAAAGTCGCCGACAGCGTGATCGCATAGTTGGCGTTGACCGAGCCGCGCACCTGCGGCGCGGAGCCGGTGAAATCGACCGTCGCGCGTCCGCCGCCGATCCGGATCGCAACGCGGATTTCGATCGGTCCGGTGCCGACTCCGTCGTCGTCGAGATAATCGACAGCGCGG
This window encodes:
- a CDS encoding NUDIX hydrolase, with translation MGESQFWIGVHGIVADRGQLVVLRRAARMPYRPGHWDLPGGHLALGESVEECLMREVGEETGLAIEIERFVGFYKDPPEPYVQALFACCPADARRELVLRPREHIEGRWVTVGELAQMSDIIPYLAGMLRGGMLDYLK
- a CDS encoding hydantoinase B/oxoprolinase family protein; this translates as MTRAMKLDAVALAVMNNRLAAIAEEMGVVLGQTGFSPNIKERHDFSCALFDGSGELVAQAAHIPVHLGSTPLSVRAAIERLELGPSDVAAVNDPFAGGTHLPDLTLVAPIFLAGERRPFAFAANRAHHADIGGMAPGSMALSTEIYQEGFRLPPVHLVRAGKPARDVMELFFANTRVRDEREGDLRAQIAALNVGAERLRALVAASGRRQVAAAMAALKGYADRLMRSTLRRVRPGVYRAVDYLDDDGVGTGPIEIRVAIRIGGGRATVDFTGSAPQVRGSVNANYAITLSATFYVMKCLAAEAVPANEGLMRPIRVIAPPGSIVNALPPAAVAGGNVETSQRIVDVLLRALAAAAPDRIPAASSGSMSNMTLGGYDSIRARHFSYYETIAGGAGAAPGHPGAAGLHTHMTNTLNTPIEALEAYYPMRITEYRVRRGSGGRGAAPGGDGLVREMECLVPATLGLLTDRRITQPWGLAGGGPGKAGANYLVRDGRRTRLPGKANERLKAGDRVRIETPGGGGWGRAPRGPVRPR